TTACCTATAACCTTAATGGTGGCACTAATGATAGCAACAATCCTACCAAGTACACGGTTGAGTCTAACGATATCACCTTCGCCGACGCCACCCGCACGGGTTATACGTTCGGTGGATGGTACACCAATTCATCATTGACAAACAAAAAGACGCAAATCGCCAAGGGCAGTACGGGCGACCTTACCCTCTACGCCAAGTGGACGCCCACACAATACACCATCACCTACAACCTCAATGGCGGCACAAATAGCGGCAGTAACCCCGCCACCTACACCGTGGAGAGCAATACCATTACGTTGGCCGACGCCACCCGCACGGGCTACACGTTCGCAGGTTGGTATACCAACTCAGTTTGTACGCAATCCACGACGGGCATTGCCGCAGGTAGCCATGGCAACATGACGGTATACGCTAAATGGAATATCATCACCTATACCATCACCTACAACCTCAATGGTGGCACCAATAGCGGCAGTAACCCCACCACCTACACCGTGGAAACGATAGGCGAAGGCGTCACGCTCGCCCCCGCCACCAAGGAGACCGCCCGCAATATAACGAACAAGAGCCTCGGCAACGGCAACTACAGCGTGACTACCGAAACTACCGCGTACACCTTCCTCGGCTGGTACAAGGAGAGTACGTTCGTCAACAAGGTGACCACTATCACCTCAGCGGATGGCGACGTGATGCTCTACGCCAAGTGGAGCGAAACTACCTCTACTACTACTACGGAGAGTGCCTATCTGCGCGACGGCAACTATATTTACTTCGGCACCTATCCACAGACCGAGGTGACGGACAGCACAATCAAAACTGCACTTAATACTACGGCGGGCACCCTGCCCACGGCGGAGAATGCGCAAGCCTGGACGAGTTATGGATACTATATCAACGGCTCGGTATCCGACTATATGTGGTACATCGACCTGACGTACAACGGGGAGAAATACCGTGGCGTGTACTTTACTTCATATAGACCGTACTCCACCAGATTTAGCAGTGGCGCAAGCAATAGCATACAAGACGAAAACGGCTATACTACAGGCAACGTGTATTGGTTCCAATACGAACCCATCAAGTGGCGTATTCTCAGCGAGGCGGGTGGGGAAGCGCTTATCTTGTGTGAGATGATTATAGACAGCAGGGAGTTCTATCACGAAAACGTAGATTATTATACCTTCTCCCACAACGGTGGAACGGGCTATGCCAACAACTATGCCTTGTCCAACATCCGTAAATGGCTGAACGACACCTTCTACAACACGGCATTCAACGACCTGCAGAAGGAATTGATACTCCTCACCACGGTGAACAACAGCGCACGCTCTACCAACCCCGATAGCAGCGCCACCGCCTTTAACAGTGGCAACAACACCTACGCCTGCGCGAATACGCAGGACTACGTATTCCTACTCTCGGAGCAAGAGGTAACGACCGCCGCCTACGGATTTAGTAGCAATTACGGCGACAAGGATACGGCAAGACGCAAGCAAAACACGGACTATGCCAAGTGCCAAGGCGCTGAGACAAGCACAAACAGTTCTTACTATGGTAACGGCTATTGGTGGCTCCGTTCGCCCATCTCTAGTTATAGTTACTCCGCGCGTTTCGTCAGCTACTATGGCAATGTCGGCAGCTACCGCAATGTCGGCGACACTAGTAGCGGTGTTGTCCCCGCTTTGAAAATTAGGCTATCGTGAGGCGTCCCCCCGTCATGTTGAGCAAGCACAAAGTGCGCCGTTGCGCCATAGCTGCGCATTGGGCAATAGACCGAAACATCCCCTATCAAGAGGAACTTCCCTTCGAGATACTTCGGTCAATTGCCCTTTAGGCGCAACACGCGCACGGCGCATTGGCTCAGTATGACGCCGCCAACGAAAGCAACGGTTTTCTCCCAATCACCCCCATTACAAAGAACCGCAACGCGCACCGTTGCGGTTCTTTGTTTCGGGGCGGCCTTGTCGTATGCCGATATGGAATAAAACAAAACGGATTCTTGCATAATATGTATTGACAATATCACGGTATCGTGATATAATAAGAATAAAAACAGCAGGAGGGTACGTATGCCGGTATTATCGAGATTTTACGGAATTATCATTCGGATGTATTTTCAACAGGCGGAGCATAATCCGCCCCATATTCACGCGCTATACGGCGACAATATGGCGGCCATCGACATTCAAACGGGCGAGATATTAGAGGGTAACCTTCCGCCCAAGGCGCTCTCGATGGTGCGTGAATGGACGAATGCGCAAAAGCACGAATTGTTGCGCATTTGGGAAACGCAAGAGTTCAAGGCATTGCCCCCGCTCGAATAAGGAGATGACGATATGTTTCACAAATTGAAAGACGTGACTGCGATAGCCGATTATCGCCTGTGCGTGCAGTTCGCCGAAGGCGTGACCAAAATCTACGACGTCAAGCCGTTGCTTGACAAGTGGCCGACGTTCAAGGCACTCGTGACTACGCCGCACCTGTTTTATGACGTAAAGGTAGACGTGGGTGGGTTCGGCATCGTCTGGAACGACGACCTCGATTTGTCCTGCGACGAATTGTTCGCCAACGGCGTAACGATACAAACGCCCTTCGACGGGCTGTTGGCGTTCACCGACGCCACCCAATTGTGGGGGCTTAACGAAAGCACCTTGCGCAAAGCAATCGCCTATGGCAAACTCGTCAACGGCGTGGACGCCTGCAAGTACGGCAAGCAATGGGTGGTGTCCATCAAAGCGATGGAACGCGAGTACGGGGCGCCAAAAGTGGGATAATTGTTATTCCGATGACACTACAAAGCAACAAAGAACCGCAACGAAGCGCTGCGGTTCTTTTGGCGGAACTGCCTTGTTGTTTGACGATATGAAATAAAGCAAAGCAAATTCTTGTATAAACTCATTAAAAAACTGATGCCAAATAAAGGAGAGTAGCATATGAATATAACGGAAAAATTAACAGATATAGGTTTAGATCTTGTAAAGTCACTACTAATCACCGTAGTTTCCGCACTTATTGCGTTTTTCTTTACAAAAAAGTATTATTCTAAAGTCAAATTTGCGACAGGATTAAAAGAAATCGGTATACAATCTTTTTTAACACGTTACCCAAAGCAACAAGAACTTGAATATATGTTTTTGCATTCTGACGTCATCAAAATAATGTTTGTTTCAGGCGTATCCTTTTTTAAGACATACAGGACATTGATAGAAAAAGCGGTAAAACTAAACAAAAAGGTGGAGATACTCATCGCAACAAGGGAGACAGCTTTTTTGGCGCACATTGAAAGTTTGGAAGTATCATTTGGTGGACGTGACGAATGTAAAAAAATCAGCGATGAAATAGACGA
This sequence is a window from Clostridia bacterium. Protein-coding genes within it:
- a CDS encoding DUF4160 domain-containing protein, with amino-acid sequence MPVLSRFYGIIIRMYFQQAEHNPPHIHALYGDNMAAIDIQTGEILEGNLPPKALSMVREWTNAQKHELLRIWETQEFKALPPLE
- a CDS encoding DUF2442 domain-containing protein — its product is MFHKLKDVTAIADYRLCVQFAEGVTKIYDVKPLLDKWPTFKALVTTPHLFYDVKVDVGGFGIVWNDDLDLSCDELFANGVTIQTPFDGLLAFTDATQLWGLNESTLRKAIAYGKLVNGVDACKYGKQWVVSIKAMEREYGAPKVG